A single genomic interval of Chrysemys picta bellii isolate R12L10 chromosome 8, ASM1138683v2, whole genome shotgun sequence harbors:
- the LOC135973060 gene encoding myb/SANT-like DNA-binding domain-containing protein 1, which yields MQSSPAVMAVQSVNRKRAPAWTNREVLDLIAVWGDESVLSELRSKKRNAKIYEKISKEMSERGYSRDATQCRVKIKELRQGYQKTKEANGRSGSHPQTSRFYEALHSILGAAATTTPPLTVDSEDGIVSTAGSSDMLGDGEDEEGDEEGEAVGSAHNADFPDSQDLFITLTEIPYQASPAVTPDTESGEGSATPSATVSQPSLESHSQRLARIRRRKKRTREDMFSELMACSQAQAAQQTQWRENLTRMHQANMDWEERWRQEDQQATQTLLGLLREQTDTLRRLVDVLQERRQEDRATLQSISNRPPPPPSPIPTSPKVQRRRGGRVPANSHSTPAESSSSRRLSFPKI from the exons atgcagagctctccagcagtgatggccgtgcagtctgtgaatagaaagagggccccagcatggactaatcgggaagtcttggatctcatcgctgtgtggggcgatgagtccgtgctttctgagctgcgctccaagaaacggaatgcaaagatctatgagaagatctctaaagagatgtcagagagaggatacagccgggatgcaacgcagtgccgcgtgaaaatcaaggagctgagacaaggctaccagaagaccaaagaggcaaacggacgctccggatcccatccccagacatcccgtttctacgaggcactgcattccatcctcggtgcggccgccaccactaccccaccactgaccgtggactctgaggatgggatagtgtccacggccggttcctcggacatgttaggggacggggaagatgaggaaggagatgaggagggcgaggcagtcggcagcgctcacaacgctgatttccccgacagccaggatctcttcatcacacttacagagatcccctaccaagcatccccagccgttaccccggacacagaatctggggaaggatcagcca ccccatctgcgactgtctcacaacctagcctggaatcacactcccagaggctagcgcggattaggcgtaggaagaagaggacacgggaggacatgttctctgagcttatggcctgttcccaagcccaggcagcacagcagacccagtggcgggagaacttgacccgaatgcaccaagccaacatggattggGAGGaaaggtggcggcaggaagaccagcaggcgactcaaacgctgcttggactactgagggagcaaacggacacgctccggcgccttgtggatgttctgcaggaacggaggcaggaggacagagccacgctgcagtccatctctaaccgccctcccccgccaccaagtcccatacccacctcacccaaagtgcaaagaaggagaggcggcagagtccctgctaactctcactccacccctgcagagagctctagtagcagaaggctctcatttcccaaaatttga